The genomic window aggaaaataaaggcAGGCCAGCAAGCAGAGTCAGTCTGGGAAGCGAAGGAGGAGTGAGAGGCTTCCACGACAGCTCCAGCGAGCCTTCAGTACCCCACGTTTCTggaacaacacaacacaaaacctGACTTGGAGTAAAGGGCCTGGACCTCGTATGTCTGAGAGGGAAGGTCGTGGGCCCGAGGGATTTGGGGTGAGCATGAAGTCACAGGAGCAGAACTTCTCATTTCTCCACTCTGTACTCTTTAATACTTGTCCTGAGCCTCCTAGCTTTGGAGGTTAACTTTTAGTCTGTCTGTGTAGGTGCTGGGGGGGGCGCTGTGGCCGGTCACACCCAGGCCTGCCTGGATGGTAGATGGGGGACTAGAGAGCAGTTCTCCTCCTGACTGGCCTCCCTGCCGGCCCTTTCTGTGGAAAGTCATGGCCTGTTTGAGGCTTGCGGCTACATAGTCTGCCGGTCCGACAGGAAACCAGTGGGCTGTGTGAGGTGGGACTGGACCCATGCCTGAAGGTCCTTCCCCTCCTGTGTCTCTATTGGTCCCTGATCATGGGAGGCTGAGTCAGAGAGCGGGGCTGCAGGGAGAGACGCAGCTCCGCGTCATACGAACACCTTGGCGAGAGCGTCTGCTCCGGCGCTGGCGATGTAGCATTTAGACGGGTGAAACGCCACATCGTGGATCGACTCCTCAGACTTCTTTCGGTGAGCTGTGAACTCCTGGATGCAGGTTTTACTCTCCAGGTTCCACAGACGGATGGAGCAGTCATGACCTGCAAAGGAGAGAATGTGTTAAAAAAGGACAAGCTGAGAGTTGAAGCGgtttgatgtaatttttttttactaagtttttactttacttttttatgtaaaacagtGGTAGTTTGTAGTAATAGCGTTCAGGAGATAGATGCACAAGTGGACCTCAACACTGGTATTAAAGACTCAGTTTGGACAAAACCTGCTTTAACAGATCAGTGCAGCGCATGAAAGTACTACAGTTATACAAGTGTTTAAATTCATTGACATTGTCCTTTACAAAGAATGCCCCATCACATTTAGATGATCTGTGACTCTGTTAgttgtctctctcacacacctgctgcaaaaacaaattGCTACTGTCACACAAACTCTGTACACATATTGTGCTTccacatatgtgtgtatgtgtatatatatatatatatatatatatatacatatatatatatgtacacttggaaaataacaataacattcaTAAGAAAATAATTACAGTGATACCAATCTATCAACAAACTAAAATATGAGCGACAACCATTATGTTAGATGTAACACTGGGAGCCACTGGTGAAGAGACACTTACTGCCTGACATGAGATAAAGTCCATTAGGGTCCACAGCTAAACTGGTGACAGCATCCAGGTGGGCCACCATGGAGTGAATCAGCTTCCCGCTGTTGTTGTCAAAGAACTTGATGTGTCTGTCCTCCTGTGCAGTGATGGTGATGGGAAGGGTGGGGTGGCTGAGGACCTTATTGATCTGACAGGGAGTACCtagtttaaaaacacacaagcacattaGACTTCACGCAGCAGGAGAGGGAATTTAGACGAAATGAACTGATGGTCAAACAGCAGCAAtcattagtaaaaaaaaaaacagctttaaaaaagtAAGGAAATATGAAGTATGAAGAAAAAGTTTAATGTGCCAACAACTGCATTAAGTCACTTTTACACAGGGATGAAATACATAAGTGAAGCTTTGTATGTATCTTGAGCAGTGCGGCATCACTGAACCTGAGTCAGTTTAACCTTGATAGAGACATGAAAAATTGGGTAACATTGGATGTACATTTCTAAACTTATCTAACTTAATCAGTTACCTCACAGGCAGAAAGCTTGATTTTTATACACTGGTGATTGTAGAGAACatgtgtttgttgatgttttacTTTCCTACAGCTGCCACTAGATGTTAGTAAAGAGCTGTACTTCTGATGCCCCCTTTATGTGAGCAGATTCAACAGGCAGTGAATGTGTTTCATTATCAAAAGACTATTCTGTGATCTAAATGATAGGTCAGTTGCTCGTCAGCTCAAGCAGCTTTCCAGTGCTTTAAAAACCCTCTTAAAACCACTGTTGGTGATAAAGTTATTGTTTCCATCCCCATCACAAAATGCTTTATGTCCAAACTCATACAATCATCATTAGTGACCCATATCTCAAAACCCACCTGGCTCCAAATTGGACTCCAGATTGAGGACTAGCTGACGGGTCTCCATGTTGAAGAGGCCGATCTCCCCGCTGGTGAAGGATGTGACCAAATGAGCTGGTTCACTGCACACCAGGTCAACTGAGGAGGGAACTCCCAGCTCTGatgcagagacaaacacagaaatgtaactactgtttcaaatgaaaaaactaatagtagaaaaataaaaagtcatgaTACAAGAGTCAAGTGAGTACTTTTATTTTCGTTGAATACTGCGAGGGCGGGGGAGGTGCTGTTGGCGTCCCACAGTCTAACAGTCCCGTCCGCAGAGCAGGAGAGGAGGCGCTGGTGTGCGCTGCTGTACACCAAACCCCAAACAGAGTCGGTGTGTCCACACAACTCTCCACGCAGCACCGATGGGTCTGTAACAGAAGGACGAACCAAGTAAGTCACCTAGTTCTGATTATAAAATACtcatattcaaaaaaaaaaaaaaaacacatgacatcGTTACCGTAAGAGTCATAGGGGTCGATGTTGGGATTGGGGGTGTTCCAGCACTGGATGGTCCCGTCAACCCCTCCGCTGAAACACTGCTCCCCTGTGCTGCTCATCACCACACTCAGTACAGCCCCCCTGTGGGATGAATAATGATGATGCTTAAAACTTCTTGGCTatgaaaacaacactaaaaacggaaaaactgtatttatgcgcttttcttttttacctgTGGGCCCTGAAAGTGTAGATCGGTTCCACATCTAAAGACGCACTCCTGTGGACAAATTTATTATCAGTGTAACGTATAAAAAAGCCAAACAGCAGTACCTACTTATTGTGTGTTAATAATTACATATGAAATCATTGGCATTAAGTTCTATAAAGCCATAAATGGACATACAATTTGATGCTGTACCAGTAATCCAATACCCTCGACTCTATAATGACTTCAGCctctaaaaataaacatcacatCACTATAGAGTGTGTGTGGGCTGCTGAGTTGTGACATAATGAGCCTCAGTTCTTTGTCACATGGGGACCGTTTCCTGTAGCTGCATTGTGTAACAGTGTATCAACAGAGGTGGGCTATCCCCCGTATGGGAGTGTAATCACACAGTAGAGCCTTTTCTTTATATTGCTGTCACGCTCACTCTGCTTATTCAGGTAAAAGGAGACTGAGCCGAACAGCATGAAATTGGTCCTTTTGTAAGATGACAGGAAAAAAGTTGAACTGACGGTAGGATTCAACGAGAAATCATTCTTAGTCAGACATTCTTACTTTTTGGCGGGAGTGGTCTTTTGAAGGTTCCACATCTTGAGTGTGTGGTCCTCTGAGGCGGTGACCAGGACGGGCTCCACAGGGTGGAAGGTCAGAGCTCGAATCCCATCAAAATGGCTCCGCAGAGTGAATTTGGGGTTCCATGTCTTTCTCATAGCATCCTTATTGTTACCAATCTGAGGAGAGAGCATCTAATCAGAACTCGACATCCAATTAATGCCGTTATTACATGTATCAGTAGGTCTAAACTGAGCTACAGGTGCAGCGGATTTGTGGAATTTCGgttgatttatattttagacAGTGTAGAGTAGCAGAATaacatatttctgtatttttaagaGTAGTCAGctactgtaaatttaaaaaaaaacatgattaaaaagaaaaacttttaaatgccaCTCTGCGTGTCTCAGTAAAACATCCATTAACCACTTTATTCTTTGCAAAGCCTGTGAATAACCCAATATGGCACTAAATTGCTCACCAACTACTCAGAGTTCTTTTTTCGTAGCCATGAAACTgacattactgtaaatgtgatCTCAACTTCTGCCAGTGagacaaacaaactgacagcttCCAACACTACACTTTGAAAGCAGCTTCTCTGACACAATCTATAAAAATAGCTGTTTGAGACACAAATGCTGAGTTTTCAGCATGTGATGTGACTTGCAAATTAGGAGGTAGCAGGTAAGGAGGCTGTTTCTCTTAAGGCTGCAATGATGACATGAACAGAAATAGTTTCCTCCCAGAGAGATGGTCTCATGGCTCTTGAAATCCATTTCGCTCCTTCCTACTCACATCATATGCCAGACTGTCGGCCTCGTTGGCCACGGTGAGCCCGGCCAGCTCCCCGAGGCCCAGCTCGCTCTCCATGGCCTCGTCTGTGCCCATTATGAACGACTTCCCTGAGGTGGGCGGGAAGGTCAGCGCCTCAACTACggggaaaataaataaataaatataaaactactGTCTACTATTAAGAGAGAGTTAGGAGTGCTATAATCTGCtggtatttttgtttaaaattagACACATAATGATTAAATCTCTGTCAGTGCTAATCTACTCTTACGCACCTTCATCTGTTCGGTTCCCTTCGTGCTCGTTGAACCGGGCCACGTTGGGCCGTGACTgaggggtggatggaggctGCATGTGGGACATGTCCTCTGCATCTCTCAGATTAGCCAGCATGTCCTGCAGCTTGGACCGGTTGGGCCCTGTTTAACGAGTCAGGTCAACAGTGTTACCAAAGAGACACGTGTAATAACGGGGAgcggagaaaaaaaacacaaaaacaataaaatatttaattaaaaaactgTGAGTACAAGctgaaaaaagaatgaatatgGAAGGAAAGCAGCactgaaaaggaagaaaaagaaattaataaattataaagaagagaaaatgaagggaaGTCAGCAGCAGAGTCCTTGTTAGATGAATTGAAGAGGCAGAAAAGGGGTTAaagcacatttatctttaaatgtgGGCTGTGTGGATGGAATAATATAACATATAGCTGGATGTGGTGAGATCAATTTTGaatgtttattgttttcattgcaAACATTTAGCATGAGTAAAACCTTATCCCTAATGCCAAACgagtaaatacagtatatatgaggTTAAAAATCTACTTATAATCTCCTCCACACTCCCACAAAAGTGATAAATCACTGACAcagtgtgaagaaaaaaaaataaaactgtgctaaaaccagaggaggagaaagctAAGTGTGAAAAGTGATGTTGCGATCAAATGTAGAAGAAAGTGAGCTAAAGTGCGAGTTGTCGATCTCATGATTTAATCACAGTAAAAGAAACGGAGCTCGGGTCTTGTCCATGTAAAATCTAAAAGGGCTCTCAGCAACTGAATGGGTCTGAAGTGGGCTGTTATTCTCAGAGCAGTAGTATTCAGCTGAGTCACTTCACCGAGTCActgaaaaagcttttaattgCTATCAATTTACAAAAGCAACAACATGACTGTACAGTATCAACACGGCCCGacagatgaggatgatgatggtgataatCATGTTATTATGACTGTAGATTCTGGTATAGGAAACAGATGACTGTGGAGACGAGTGAGAGCCCAGATGGGACGCAGATGGACTAACTTTCACATCAATCTCTGATATTTGAGCGTGCGGACGAGATGATGACGTGGATAtaaatcaaaacatttaaaacggGACAGAAAAACATGCGTCAGGCATTGCAGTTTATATGAGTAGGAAAATAATAGTGACAGTACAGAAGACAGAGGAAACATTCAGTATGAAATGACAGAAAGGAGGACATAGCAATGCCAAATAGAAGGCATACATAAGAAGGAGCAGCTAGAGAAGGAGATGAGAAAAAACAGTGaagatgtttatttttgatttgaGGCTTCTTGGCTGAACTCAGGAGGAAAGTCAGGCTCtacaaagagaggagagggagggaggcagcaACGCCTGACAGGACTTACTCTTCACCCCCTTTTTCCCCTTGCGTTCCTTTCTGTACTGCTCCTTGAGTTTGGTTATCAGGCCCGGGTCCACGTCCCAGGCCTCAGAAATGGGACCTTGCTCGTCCTTCTCTACACAGGGGGACAAAACCAGACCGAGAGGCTGTTGAGGAACTGCCCTGGTCGAGGCCCGAGCGGCCTGGCAGGGTGGGTGAGGCACAGAGCGCTTTCTCATACTCTCCTGGAGGTTTCTCAAGCCTCGAGTAGAGTAGTAGGCCTATAGGACCTGAGGGGAGCctattttctttaaatgaggCCACTACCACTACCAGAGTTACTATATGTGGGAGCAGCATTGGCAGCTATCTTGTTTAATCTTTTTAGTATTTCTTTTCTACTGAAAGACGGGAGAGTGGTGGGAAGGAATTAATGCCCTGTGTGGAATTCTTTCATttggacatttggattcagaGTCATGACAAATCGAATCATAAAATCCTCGCCCTGAAGCCTTTGTGATAATCAAATTGTCTATAGGCATGACTCTAATACTCCAACCCACGTCCAAATACAAAGAAACGCCTCAGCATGACATCaagcctattttttttttctagctttAATCTAAGGACCAGTGGGACACGTGTCACAGACTTGAGGGAAATCAGGTTGACTTGTCGATACACACAGGAGTGGAAGAGACATTGTGGTCACAGGCTGGCTATGGGAACACACAGTGGAAGAGATCACACACTATGGGTTAAACAGGGAAACTCCAAACATTATGATTTATGACCACAGCATGAAATATGAATGACGAGTACTCTGTGAACAATCACCGCACTATGAGCAAGAGTCAAATCTAGAGAAATAGGCAAAttatacaattaaaacataaaataactaGCAATCTTTTCAGTGCCTCTGAAACTTCTGtattatatttctatatttttcctcCAGTTTCAACTCTGCACTTCATAGACCATCACTCACCCCAGTCTGTGCCGTCCCCGGTGCCTCTGGACTCCGGTGAGGTGTCCATCTCGTCAGGGCTGGACAGGAAATCAAAGCCTTTCAGCGCCTCCTCTGTGTCTGGGTCCTCACTGGTGTCCATACTGGCTGGTGACGGTGACGATGACGATGCAGGCTTCTTCCTCAGGATCTGCAGGGGGAGAATACAGGAACATTATTAATAGTATAAGATGAcaacttttatttaactttatgtAAGTGAAGAAAGTGAAGGAAGACTTGTTTTCTTACCGTCCGGGACTCCACATTGGTCCTGTCCTTTCCCTCACTatcatcttcctcatcttcatcactgaaCTCAGCTGCTGCATTCTCGATGAACTTGAAGGCCTCTAGGACAGCGCTCGTGTCAGCGAGTTCAGCCTTCCTGTTGAAGCATATTGAAGCGTGCGTTAACACACAGTTGTATTAACAATGTTTAActtatctgacattttcaggCTTATGCACAGTATGTGTTCAGAATATTGCATGTGGGCTTTTTGTTTGCACAGTCACATTAGCATAATACGTAACCACaccaagtaaaaaaaaaccctgaaaataCTGAATTATACAGTAGGTACACAGATTCAGACCATCACTTTTATGAGCAACACATACCAAATGATGGTGTTTAAAAAATTTAGGGCAAAAAACCCACAATTTAACTGCTTCTATGACCCGTGTTTACAAACCAACTAATCACAGTGGTGAGCTGGAATAAAGCTACTGTTACAAAACAGATTTACCTAAATCTCACTTTGCCAAATCAGCTTTTCACGTTGCCCTCTTTTCCCTGGCTGCGACTGACTTCACAATCTCATCGTCAGACCTTGATTATTGTTTAGCTACATTTACAAAACACGAGAGCAACACAGAAGTGATGCGAGTTGATGACATGTGTcttgcatcttttttttgtatatacATCTTAATGCAACGATTCACCGGGCACTTATCGCATCGTCTGACATACCTCGAACAAGACTATcttttaaataactttaaaaaaccAAGCATTATAATAACGCGAGGGGCTGCATTGGTGGGTCGTGTTGTGTCTGCTGTGCAGATGCTAAAATGCCGCACAGCCGTTTAATACACTCTgaaacaggattttacaactctggaaaacTATCATGGTGCCAattatttcatcttttgttGTGGTGACAGTAAAAATATGGCATTCACATTACAAATTGATCAGCCAGGAATGtacatttgcatgtatttgattgCCCAACACAACCCCTTGCCACGCAGTCTTAGACAGAATGTGACATGCTTTTAGAGGAGAGTACTCACCCTCTGGTACCCATGCCCTTTGTTGATGTGTCCGTTCCATTGACCAGAGGCTCAGTACTAGTTCGTTCACCTGTTCTCCCGCTTCCATCCCCAGCTAATCCTAGCAGCGCTCGCACTCGCTGGGACTTCACATCTAAGATGGTGTCTGTGTAGCCCACCTCCTGCAGGTACCTAGAACAAGGTAAATGATTGGTTAACTGGTTGCAATCGGTGCAGAGAcattgtaaattattttcataatgctGAAAACAACATCTTCTTGTACAACAGAGCTGACAATAAGCTCATTTACTGCAAAGACGTCAGTATGATCAGAGATGAGGAAGACTCAAGTACTTGTTACTGTCAAATGTGTCATGTCCTCTGGCACTGGTCTAGTTAACAGTATCAAGCTCTGCGGAGGCAAGATGAGCTACTCATCAAATATTACACCTACCCTGTAGGGATGCAGAAGACGCTCTAGCAGTTTGAGCGGGCGACTGACTGAAGGGGAAGGGTGTCTTAGCACATTATTGATCTGTCCCTTGACACAGACTCGAGAATAAATTGGCTGCCTCATCAGGCAGCATGTTGGGGCAGATGATGTGTGAGGCTGCCTGATGGTGTCTGGGATAAAGGCCGGAGCCTGCTTTATTTACACAGACCGACTGGGGAGAAGGATGATATGATAACTACATTTTCCTGAGCCAGTGGGGTacactgaagaaaaaacaaaaaaacagcaggtaATGGCTACTGCTGCCCATGTGAGGGAGCTCTTCTCCACAGTTTTTTGGGGTCTGCTGGCACTGTAGCACACTAAGTTCATAAACACCTTTATGTCTGACACAAGTGACACTACTCATGCAGACAAATGCAGCTAGGAACGTCTGAACATCCAGGTCTTTCAATCTTTCGTACAGTTAATCTTAGTACAGTGATTCTGTTTTCTAGGTTGAACACCGTCACAGAAGGATAAAATCATGTGCACTTACTGTCTGAGGAGCTGACGGCCTTGTTTCCAGGACAGCTGA from Thunnus maccoyii chromosome 14, fThuMac1.1, whole genome shotgun sequence includes these protein-coding regions:
- the LOC121911703 gene encoding striatin-like, which codes for MDEQAGPGVFFNNNNNSVLPGAGKGPLPDGDAGEAARAQYSIPGILHFLQHEWARFEVERAQWEVERAELQAQIAFLQGERKGQENLKKDLVRRIKMLEYALKQERAKYHKLKYGTELNQGDMKPPSYDSDEANENEISGSFNNQLSWKQGRQLLRQYLQEVGYTDTILDVKSQRVRALLGLAGDGSGRTGERTSTEPLVNGTDTSTKGMGTRGKAELADTSAVLEAFKFIENAAAEFSDEDEEDDSEGKDRTNVESRTILRKKPASSSSPSPASMDTSEDPDTEEALKGFDFLSSPDEMDTSPESRGTGDGTDWEKDEQGPISEAWDVDPGLITKLKEQYRKERKGKKGVKRPNRSKLQDMLANLRDAEDMSHMQPPSTPQSRPNVARFNEHEGNRTDEVEALTFPPTSGKSFIMGTDEAMESELGLGELAGLTVANEADSLAYDIGNNKDAMRKTWNPKFTLRSHFDGIRALTFHPVEPVLVTASEDHTLKMWNLQKTTPAKKSASLDVEPIYTFRAHRGAVLSVVMSSTGEQCFSGGVDGTIQCWNTPNPNIDPYDSYDPSVLRGELCGHTDSVWGLVYSSAHQRLLSCSADGTVRLWDANSTSPALAVFNENKKLGVPSSVDLVCSEPAHLVTSFTSGEIGLFNMETRQLVLNLESNLEPGTPCQINKVLSHPTLPITITAQEDRHIKFFDNNSGKLIHSMVAHLDAVTSLAVDPNGLYLMSGSHDCSIRLWNLESKTCIQEFTAHRKKSEESIHDVAFHPSKCYIASAGADALAKVFV